Genomic segment of Amphibacillus xylanus NBRC 15112:
AGAATAATTATTAATGACATTGAAATATTAATTAAAATCAGTATACTCAATAACCATCCTGGTAATGGAACAATGATCATAACCATAATAATGATAACGAATAGTAATACTGATATATCTTTAAATTTAAACATTGTACTCTCTCCCTACTAGTTGGACTATGCCCTACGTTCTACTTGATAGACATAAGCCAACACTTCAGCTACTGCTTGGTAGTATGACTCATCAATCATTTGACCAACTTCTACATTTGCATATAATGCTCTTGCTAAAGGACGATTTTCAACAATCATCACTTGGTTTTTTTCTGCAAGTTCACGGATTTTAAAAGCCACATAATCCGCTCCTTTAGCAACAACATAAGGAGCTTGCGCCTTTGATTCATCATATTTAAGGGCAACAGCGAAATGAGTTGGGTTGGTAATAACAACATCTGCTTCTGGAACCTCACTCATCATTCGTCTCATTGCCATTTGACGTTGTGTTTCTCTAATTTTTGATTTAATTAATGGGTTACCTTCAATATTCTTATACTCTTCTTTAATCTCATGCTTTGACATGCGGAGATTTTTTTCATAATCGAACCTTTGATAACCATAATCAAATACACCTAAAATTAATAATGCAATCGCAGCTGATAGTCCCATTCTCACAGTTGTTGAACTAAAAAAGGAAAGTGCACTTTCTAAACTTCCTTGTGACTGCATAAATATTTCATCTTTACTACCCCAAAGGATAGAGAATGTAACTGCGCCTACAACTGTTATTTTTAAAATTGATTTAATCAGCTCAATGATTGCACGAATTGAGAAAATTCGTTTCGCTCCTTGAATCGGATTAAGTTTATCTAACTTCATTTGCAAAGGTTCAGTTGTATTTAAAAAGCCTATCTGCATAAGATTTGAAACAATTCCCGCTATTATAGCCACTCCCAATACAGGAGCAATCGTAATACCAACATAGATCAGTATATCGATAAAAATGAGATGGATTTGATCTGGTGTAACTGTCCAATTTATAAATTCAGTAAATACACGAATGTACAATCCAGTAAAGCGCTCTTTCCAAAACGGACCAATTGCTATAAATGAAATAAACATAAAAAAGAGCAGTATTGCCGTATTGAGATCCTGACTTTTGGCAACTTGTCCTTTTTCACGTGCTTCTTCACGTTTTTTTGGTGTTGCTTTCTCTGTTTTTTCGCCAGAAAAGAATTGTAAATCTAGTTTTAACCACTCCATCATTACATTCCTCCTAGAATCCGCATAAATCCATCCATCATTTCTAACGTGTAGCCAAATAGCCGTTTCACAATACTAATAAAAAAGACAATATAAATGCTTATCGCAATAAATGAAACAGTAATTTTTAACGGAATTCCGACTACAAAGACATTTAGTTGCGGAACAGTTCTGGCGATAATACCTAATGCAACATCAACCAAAAATAAACTTCCCACTATTGGTATTGCCATTTGGAAAGCGATTAGAAACATCTGACTTAGCATCATAATAACGGACATTATAAAATTCTGACTAGCAAAATTCACTAATTGGTCAAGGTTGATAAATTTAAAACTAGCTATCACACCATTGATAAGTAAGTGATGACCATCACTAGCTAAGATAAATAATAATGCAAAAGTATAAAAATATTGACCAATAATTGGACTTTGCGCACCAGTCTGTGGATCCATCACGTTAGCTATCGCGAAACCCATCTGGAAATCAATAAACCCACCTGCAATTTGAATGATAGTTAAAATCAGTGTTGCAACAAGACCAATTGTTAAACCAATCATCACTTCTTTGAATAATAACAGTACGTATGCTAAATCAATTGGTAATGTGGGTATCTCAATCGTTGATACGGTTATTAAACTAACGAAAAATGCAAATCCAATTTTAAATGGATTCGGGATATTCCGATATGAAAAAATTGGAAGTGTTGCAATAAAAGCAACTACACGTGAGAAGATTAGTAAAAATGCAGGTATATAATTAAAATCAATGAGTGTAAGCATCGTCTATCCTATAAATTGATTTAAATTTTGAAATATATTCATAGCAAATTGCGTCAGTTGATTTAACATCCACGGTCCAAATAGGACAATTCCAAGCAAAACTGCAACAATTTTAGGAATAAACGCTAATGTTTGCTCCTGTATTTGTGTTGTTGCTTGGAAAATACTCACTAATAGACCAACTGCTAATGCTAGGATCAGTAATGGCCCTGCAACCATTAATATTGTGATGATACCTTGTTCAGCTAGTGATATGACTGATTCTGCACTCATTTTACTAATCTCCTTTTATAATAATAGCTAATGGAAACTTGACAATAATGACTCAATAATTAAATGCCAACCGTCGACTAAAACAAATAATAAAATCTTAAATGGCAACGAGATCATCACCGGTGGAAGCATCATCATCCCCATTGACATGAGGATACTTGCGACCGTCATATCAATGACTAAAAACGGAATAAAGATTAAAAAACCCATTGTAAAAGCCGTTTTGATTTCGCTAATAGCAAAAGCTGGTACCAAAGCAGTTAAAGGAATGTCTTCAATTGTTTCAATAGCTTCTGTATTTGTGTAATTTAAGAACAATTGTAAATCCTTCTGCCTCGTATGTTTTGCCATAAACTGCTTTATAGGACCACTCGCCAAGTCATAAGCTTCATCTAAGCCTATCTCTTCATTCATTAATGGTGTTAATGCTTCTTCATTAATTTGTTGAAATGTTGGTGCCATAACGAAGAAGGTAATAAATAATGCAATTCCAATTAAAACTTGATTTGGTGGCATTTGCTGTGTCGCTAATGAAGTCCGAGTAAATGATAAAACAATAATGGTTCGAGTGAAACTTGTTAATAAAATTAAAATACCTGGTGCTAAA
This window contains:
- the flhB gene encoding flagellar biosynthesis protein FlhB — its product is MMEWLKLDLQFFSGEKTEKATPKKREEAREKGQVAKSQDLNTAILLFFMFISFIAIGPFWKERFTGLYIRVFTEFINWTVTPDQIHLIFIDILIYVGITIAPVLGVAIIAGIVSNLMQIGFLNTTEPLQMKLDKLNPIQGAKRIFSIRAIIELIKSILKITVVGAVTFSILWGSKDEIFMQSQGSLESALSFFSSTTVRMGLSAAIALLILGVFDYGYQRFDYEKNLRMSKHEIKEEYKNIEGNPLIKSKIRETQRQMAMRRMMSEVPEADVVITNPTHFAVALKYDESKAQAPYVVAKGADYVAFKIRELAEKNQVMIVENRPLARALYANVEVGQMIDESYYQAVAEVLAYVYQVERRA
- the fliR gene encoding flagellar biosynthetic protein FliR, with protein sequence MLTLIDFNYIPAFLLIFSRVVAFIATLPIFSYRNIPNPFKIGFAFFVSLITVSTIEIPTLPIDLAYVLLLFKEVMIGLTIGLVATLILTIIQIAGGFIDFQMGFAIANVMDPQTGAQSPIIGQYFYTFALLFILASDGHHLLINGVIASFKFINLDQLVNFASQNFIMSVIMMLSQMFLIAFQMAIPIVGSLFLVDVALGIIARTVPQLNVFVVGIPLKITVSFIAISIYIVFFISIVKRLFGYTLEMMDGFMRILGGM
- the fliQ gene encoding flagellar biosynthesis protein FliQ, whose protein sequence is MSAESVISLAEQGIITILMVAGPLLILALAVGLLVSIFQATTQIQEQTLAFIPKIVAVLLGIVLFGPWMLNQLTQFAMNIFQNLNQFIG
- the fliP gene encoding flagellar type III secretion system pore protein FliP (The bacterial flagellar biogenesis protein FliP forms a type III secretion system (T3SS)-type pore required for flagellar assembly.) encodes the protein MNEFIDIFSGTDIETVSSAVQLLILLTIFSLAPGILILLTSFTRTIIVLSFTRTSLATQQMPPNQVLIGIALFITFFVMAPTFQQINEEALTPLMNEEIGLDEAYDLASGPIKQFMAKHTRQKDLQLFLNYTNTEAIETIEDIPLTALVPAFAISEIKTAFTMGFLIFIPFLVIDMTVASILMSMGMMMLPPVMISLPFKILLFVLVDGWHLIIESLLSSFH